The following are from one region of the Mycolicibacterium helvum genome:
- a CDS encoding DUF4189 domain-containing protein, whose translation MICRFAITTAVVASGFLVAPAAHSTPLVAASPCAPGTYVNPDDLSACIPNAPGNDYVALSASVSAGRTFWGTAPSEREADRVSIAQCVASTNSACEMIARTHNGCIAVAYSDGATPASEAGIGLTPDAASAESLARLHGGQVYDVKCSAP comes from the coding sequence ATGATTTGTCGATTTGCCATCACCACCGCAGTGGTTGCTTCGGGCTTTCTCGTCGCACCAGCAGCTCACTCGACTCCACTCGTCGCAGCATCTCCATGCGCACCGGGGACGTACGTAAATCCGGATGATTTGAGTGCATGCATACCGAACGCACCAGGCAATGACTACGTAGCATTGTCAGCGTCGGTCAGCGCAGGACGAACGTTTTGGGGCACAGCACCCAGCGAACGCGAAGCGGATCGTGTCTCTATTGCCCAGTGTGTTGCGTCGACCAATTCCGCTTGCGAGATGATCGCACGTACGCACAATGGCTGTATCGCAGTCGCATATAGCGACGGTGCCACCCCCGCTAGCGAGGCAGGAATCGGCCTCACGCCAGATGCCGCCTCGGCCGAATCGTTGGCGCGGTTGCACGGTGGACAGGTATACGACGTCAAGTGTTCCGCACCGTAA
- a CDS encoding DUF4189 domain-containing protein, giving the protein MICRFAIATAAVASSFLVAPAAHSTPVIATLECPPGTYVNPDDLNACLPNTPGNDHVALSVSASAQELYWGRGSSPQEASRISMAQCVAATNSACEIIAQTQNGCIALAYDDDPMAQAGIGPTPEAASTDALSRLNHHGEGHIWASYCSSP; this is encoded by the coding sequence ATGATTTGTCGATTTGCCATCGCCACCGCAGCGGTTGCTTCCAGCTTTCTCGTCGCACCAGCGGCTCACTCGACCCCGGTCATCGCAACACTCGAATGCCCACCGGGGACGTACGTGAATCCCGACGATCTAAATGCGTGCCTACCAAACACGCCAGGAAACGACCACGTCGCGTTATCGGTCTCTGCCAGTGCTCAGGAACTTTACTGGGGCAGAGGATCCAGCCCACAAGAAGCCAGCCGTATCTCGATGGCCCAATGCGTCGCAGCGACCAACTCCGCTTGCGAGATCATCGCGCAGACGCAAAATGGCTGCATCGCACTTGCATACGACGACGATCCCATGGCCCAAGCAGGGATCGGCCCCACACCGGAAGCCGCTTCAACCGATGCATTGAGTCGCCTAAACCATCATGGAGAAGGACATATTTGGGCCTCCTACTGCTCCTCGCCCTAA